AGGATCTCGGAGAGCAGCGCGCGGCCGACCGTGGTCTCGGCGCGGATCGGGTTCGGGGTGACCTCACCCGTCTCGCGGTCCTTCGAGTACTCGACCAGCCGGACCGTGATCCTGGTGCCGAGCTCGACCTGGCCGTTGTCGTAGGCGCGCTGGACCTCGCCGACGTCGGCGAAGTACATGCCCTCGCCCTTGCCGTTCACCTTCTCGCGGGTCGTGTAGTACAGGCCCAGCACGATGTCCTGCGACGGGACGATCGACGGCTCGCCGTTCGACGGGAACAGCACGTTGTTCGACGCGAGCATCAGCGCGCGCGCCTCGAGCTGGGCCTCGAGCGACAGCGGCACGTGGACCGCCATCTGGTCGCCGTCGAAGTCGGCATTGAACGCCGCGCAGACCAGCGGGTGCAGCTGGATCGCCTTGCCCTCGATCAGCACCGGCTCGAAGGCCTGGATGCCGAGCCGGTGCAGGGTGGGCGCGCGGTTCAGCAGGACCGGGTGCTCGCGGATGACGTCCTCGAGGATGTCCCAGACGATCGGCTCCTGGCTCTCGACGTACTTCTTGGCCTGCTTGATCGTGGTGGCCACGCCCATCGTTTCCAGCTTGTGGAAGATGAACGGCTTGAACAGCTCGAGCGCCATCAGCTTCGGCAGGCCGCACTGGTGCAGCTTGAGCTGCGGGCCGACCACGATGACCGAGCGGCCCGAGTAGTCGACGCGCTTGCCGAGCAGGTTCTGGCGGAAGCGGCCGCCCTTGCCCTTGATCATGTCGGCCAGCGACTTCAGCGCGCGCTTGTTCGCGCCGGTCATGGCCTTGCCGCGCCGGCCGTTGTCGAGCAGCGAGTCGACCGCCTCCTGCAGCATCCGCTTTTCGTTGCGGACGATGATCTCGGGCGCCTTCAGCTCGAGCAGCCGCTTCAGGCGGTTGTTCCGGTTGATGACGCGGCGGTACAGGTCGTTCAGGTCGGAGGTCGCGAAGCGGCCGCCGTCGAGCGGCACCAGCGGGCGCAGCTCGGGCGGCAGCACCGGCAGGACCTCCATGACCATCCAGTCGGGCTTGATGCCCGAGCGCTGGAAGCCCTCGAGGACCTTGAGCCGCTTGGCGATCTTCTTGATCTTAGCCTCGGAGCCGGTGGCCTCGAGCTCGCGGCGCAGCGTCTCGATCTCGCGGTCGATGTCGATCGTGCGCAGCAGCTCACGGACGCCCTCGGCGCCCATCATCGCGCGGAACTCGTCGCCGTACTCGTCGAGCTTCGCGTTGTAGTCGTCCTCGGTCATGATCTGCGCGCGCTTGAGCGGAGTCATGCCGGGCTCGATGACGACGAAGGCCTCGAAGTAGAGCACGCGCTCGATGTCGCGCAGCGTCATGTCGAGCACCATGCCCAGGCGCGACGGCAGCGACTTGAGGAACCAGATGTGCGCGACCGGGCTGGCCAGCTCGATGTGGCCCATCCGCTCGCGGCGCACCTTGGCCAGCGTGACCTCGACGCCGCACTTCTCGCAGATGACGCCGCGGTGCTTCAGCCGCTTGTACTTGCCGCAGAGGCACTCGTAGTCCTTGATCGGACCGAAGATCTTGGCGCAGAAGAGACCGTCGCGCTCGGGCTTGAACGTGCGGTAGTTGATCGTCTCGGGTTTCTTCACTTCCCCGTACGACCACGAACGGATCTTCTCGGGAGAGGCCAGACCGATGCGGATAGCATCGAAGTGTTCCTCTTCCTGGACCTGTTTGAAGAGATCAAGCAACGCTTTCATTTGCTGCTCCTGAATCCTGTATCGGGCGTTGGCCTCAGTTGCGCTCGAGATCCATGTCGATGCCGAGCGACCGGATTTCCTTGACCAGCACGTTGAACGACTCGGGCATGCCGGCGTCGATCGTGTGCTCGCCCTTGACGAGGTTCTCGTACACCTTGGTGCGACCGGTCACGTCGTCGGACTTGACCGTGAGCATCTCCTGCAGCATGTACGAGGCGCCGTAGGCTTCCAGCGCCCACACCTCCATCTCGCCGAAGCGCTGGCCGCCGAACTGCGCCTTGCCGCCCAGCGGCTGCTGGGTGACCAGCGAGTACGGGCCGGTCGAGCGCGCGTGCATCTTGTCGTCGACCAGGTGGTGCAGCTTCAGCATGTGCATGTAGCCGACGGTGACCGGGCGGTCGAAGGCGTCGCCGGTGCGGCCGTCGTACAGCCGCACCTGGGTCTTGCTCGGCGTGAAGCCGATCAGCTTCGTGCGCTCGTCGTCGTCCGGGTAGGCGATGTCCAGCATCTGCCGGATCTCCTCCTCGGAGGCGCCGTCGAACACCGGCGTGGCGAAGGGCACGCCCTTGCGCAGGTTGTCGGCGAGCTCGAGGATCTCGTCGTCGGACATGCCCGCCAGGTCTTCCCGCTGGCCGCTGGAGTTGTAGATCTGCTCGAGCAGCTTGCGCATGTCGGCGGCCCGGGTCTGCCGGCGCAGCATCGCGTCGATGCGGTGGCCGATGCCCTTGGCCGCCCAGCCCAGGTGGGTCTCGAGGATCTGGCCGACGTTCATCCGCGACGGCACGCCCAGCGGGTTCAGCACGATGTCGACCGGGGTGCCATCGGCCATGCAGGGCATGTCCTCGACCGGAACGATCCGGGACACGACGCCCTTGTTGCCGTGGCGGCCGGCCATCTTGTCGCCCGGCTGCAGCCGGCGCTTGACCGCCAGGTAGACCTTGACCATCTTCAGCACGCCGGGGGGCAGCTCGTCGCCCTGGGTGAGCTTCTTGCGCTTTTCCTCGTAGGCCAGGTCGAACTGATGGCGCTTCTGCTCGATCGACTCCTTGATCGCCTCGAGCTGCGTGGCCACGACCTCGTCGGCCGGACGGATCTCGAACCAGTGGTAGCGGTCGAGGTCGGCCAGGTACTCGGCGGTGACCGCCGCGCCCTTGGCGAGCTTCTTCGGGCCGCCGTTGACGGTCTTGCCGACCAGCAGCCGCTCGATCCGCGAGAACGCGTCGTTCTCGACGATGCGCAGCTGGTCGTTCAGGTCGAGGCGGTAGCGCTTGAGCTCGTCGTCGATGATCGACTGGGCGCGCTTGTCGCGCTGGATGCCCTCGCGGGTGAAGACCTGCACGTCGATGACGGTGCCGCTCATGCCCGAGGGCACGCGCAGCGAGGTGTCCTTCACGTCGGAGGCCTTCTCGCCGAAGATCGCGCGCAGCAGCTTCTCCTCGGGAGTGAGCTGGGTCTCGCCCTTCGGCGTGACCTTGCCGACCAGCGTGTCGCCGGCCTGCACCTCGGCGCCGATGTAGACGATGCCCGACTCGTCGAGCCGGCCGAGCTGCTGCTCGGACAGGTTCGAGATGTCGCGGGTGATCTCCTCGGCGCCCAGCTTGGTGTCGCGGGCCAGCACCGACAGCTCCTCGATGTGGATCGAGGTGTAGCGGTCGTCGGACACCACCTTCTCCGAGATCAGGATCGAGTCCTCGAAGTTGTAGCCGTTCCAGGGCATGAACGCGACCAGCATGTTCTGGCCGAGCGCGAGCTCGCCGAGGTCGGTCGAGGCGCCGTCGGCCACGACGTCGCCGGCGGAGATCACGTCGCCCTTCTTGACGACCGGCCGCTGGTTGATGTTCGTGTTCTGGTTGCTGCGCGTGTACTTGATGAGGTTGTAGATGTCGACGCCGACTTCGCCGGCGGCGGCCTCTTCGTCGTTGACGCGGACTACGATCCGGTTGGCGTCGACGTAGTCGACCACGCCGCCGCGCAGCGCGGTGACCACGGTGCCCGAGTCGACCGCGCAGGTGCGCTCGATGCCGGTGCCCACCACCGGCTTTTCCGGGCGCAGGCAGGGAACCGCCTGGCGCTGCATGTTCGAGCCCATCAGCGCGCGGTTGGCGTCGTCGTGCTCGAGGAAGGGGATCAGCGAGGCCGCGACCGACACGATCTGCGACGGCGCGACGTCCATGTACTCGACGTTCGCGGGCGAGGTCAGCTCCGACTCGCCCGCCTTGCGCACCGACACCAGGTCGCCGGTCAGGCGGCCTTCGGCGTCGACCGTGGCGTTGGCCTGCGCGATCACGTAGCGGCCTTC
This genomic window from Zeimonas sediminis contains:
- the rpoB gene encoding DNA-directed RNA polymerase subunit beta, giving the protein MATASSYSFTEKKRIRKSFAKRPVVLDVPFLLTTQIESYDRFLQADKLPDLRADEGLQAAFRSIFPIVSHNEFARLEFVSYQLGAAPFDVKECQQRGLSYCAPLRARVRLVIMDREAAKPTVKEVKEQEVYMGEIPLMTGNGSFIVNGTERVIVSQLHRSPGVFFEHDRGKTHSSGKLLFSARIIPYRGSWLDFEFDPKDVLFFRVDRRRKMPVTILLKAIGLTPEQILAHFFVFDSFRLMGEGGQLELVPERLRGEIARFDIADKDGKVIVAKDKRINARHIREMETAGMKYVSVPEDYLVGRTLAHNVVDPETGEIVAKANDELTEELLGKLRDANVREIRTLYTNDLDQGPYISQTLRTDETADQTAARIAIYRMMRPGEPPTEDAVEALFNRLFYSEDAYDLSKVGRMKFNRRVGRDELTGPMTLTNEDILAVIKILVELRNGRGEIDDIDHLGNRRVRCVGELAENQFRAGLVRVERAVKERLGQAETENLMPHDLINSKPISAAIREFFGSSQLSQFMDQTNPLSEITHKRRVSALGPGGLTRERAGFEVRDVHPTHYGRVCPIETPEGPNIGLINSLALYARLNEYGFLETPYRKVVDGKVTDHIDYLSAIEEGRYVIAQANATVDAEGRLTGDLVSVRKAGESELTSPANVEYMDVAPSQIVSVAASLIPFLEHDDANRALMGSNMQRQAVPCLRPEKPVVGTGIERTCAVDSGTVVTALRGGVVDYVDANRIVVRVNDEEAAAGEVGVDIYNLIKYTRSNQNTNINQRPVVKKGDVISAGDVVADGASTDLGELALGQNMLVAFMPWNGYNFEDSILISEKVVSDDRYTSIHIEELSVLARDTKLGAEEITRDISNLSEQQLGRLDESGIVYIGAEVQAGDTLVGKVTPKGETQLTPEEKLLRAIFGEKASDVKDTSLRVPSGMSGTVIDVQVFTREGIQRDKRAQSIIDDELKRYRLDLNDQLRIVENDAFSRIERLLVGKTVNGGPKKLAKGAAVTAEYLADLDRYHWFEIRPADEVVATQLEAIKESIEQKRHQFDLAYEEKRKKLTQGDELPPGVLKMVKVYLAVKRRLQPGDKMAGRHGNKGVVSRIVPVEDMPCMADGTPVDIVLNPLGVPSRMNVGQILETHLGWAAKGIGHRIDAMLRRQTRAADMRKLLEQIYNSSGQREDLAGMSDDEILELADNLRKGVPFATPVFDGASEEEIRQMLDIAYPDDDERTKLIGFTPSKTQVRLYDGRTGDAFDRPVTVGYMHMLKLHHLVDDKMHARSTGPYSLVTQQPLGGKAQFGGQRFGEMEVWALEAYGASYMLQEMLTVKSDDVTGRTKVYENLVKGEHTIDAGMPESFNVLVKEIRSLGIDMDLERN